The following proteins are co-located in the Flavobacterium sp. CECT 9288 genome:
- a CDS encoding MFS transporter yields MKQNDPYSALRYREFNIFLVLRFAMVFGWSMQFIVIEWEVYSLTKSPLSLGIIGLMEVIPAVGMALFAGHIVDQKEKKGLLFKCILGFAIISLGLFLLTWPPFIKDFATQTILYSIYFCVFLGGLVRAFLGPTIFSLLALIVPKKVYPNAATWSSSVWQISSVLGPAVAGFSINWIGVHWSMCIVLGCSLFALLALSQIGTKPILNPKIGEPVMESLKEGVKFVFNNKTILGALSLDMIAVLFGGAVALLPIFAQDILKVGPQGFGVLRAAPAVGAFLMLIISAYIPFTKNAGMKLLVAIFAFGICIIVFGLSSIFWLSVAALFLSGVFDGFSVVIRQTILQLKTPDHMRGRVAAVNSIFVGSSNELGAFESGLTAKLMGTVSAVVFGGSMTLITVLFTGIVSPTFRKLDLQQDVEDHEKSEE; encoded by the coding sequence ATGAAACAAAATGATCCGTACTCCGCATTACGCTATAGAGAATTTAATATTTTTTTAGTACTCCGTTTTGCGATGGTTTTTGGCTGGTCGATGCAGTTTATCGTCATAGAATGGGAAGTTTATAGTTTGACTAAAAGTCCCTTATCATTGGGTATAATAGGTTTGATGGAGGTTATTCCAGCAGTAGGAATGGCCTTATTTGCGGGTCATATTGTAGATCAAAAGGAGAAAAAAGGATTGCTGTTTAAATGTATATTGGGTTTTGCAATCATCAGTTTGGGGTTATTTTTATTGACGTGGCCTCCTTTTATAAAAGATTTTGCAACCCAAACTATTTTATATTCTATCTACTTTTGTGTGTTCTTAGGTGGATTAGTTCGTGCTTTTCTGGGACCAACCATATTCTCTCTTTTGGCCTTAATTGTTCCAAAAAAAGTGTACCCAAATGCGGCTACGTGGAGCAGTTCCGTTTGGCAAATTAGTTCGGTTTTAGGACCTGCAGTAGCGGGCTTCTCAATCAATTGGATTGGCGTTCATTGGTCTATGTGTATTGTTTTAGGCTGCTCGCTTTTTGCGTTACTGGCTTTGTCTCAAATTGGAACCAAACCTATTTTGAATCCAAAAATTGGTGAGCCTGTTATGGAAAGTTTAAAAGAAGGAGTCAAATTTGTTTTCAACAATAAGACCATTCTAGGTGCTTTGTCGCTGGATATGATTGCAGTCCTTTTTGGTGGTGCTGTAGCTCTTTTACCAATTTTTGCGCAGGATATTTTAAAAGTAGGACCGCAGGGATTTGGTGTTTTGAGAGCTGCTCCCGCTGTTGGCGCTTTTTTAATGCTGATTATCTCAGCATACATTCCTTTTACAAAAAATGCGGGAATGAAATTATTGGTAGCCATTTTTGCGTTTGGAATTTGTATCATTGTTTTTGGACTATCCTCTATTTTTTGGTTGTCCGTTGCCGCGTTATTTTTAAGTGGTGTTTTTGATGGATTTTCGGTGGTGATACGTCAAACCATTCTCCAACTGAAAACTCCTGATCACATGCGCGGTCGTGTAGCGGCTGTAAATTCAATTTTTGTAGGTTCATCAAACGAATTAGGCGCTTTTGAAAGTGGCTTAACTGCGAAACTGATGGGAACTGTAAGCGCAGTGGTCTTTGGCGGAAGCATGACTTTAATTACTGTTCTTTTCACAGGTATTGTATCGCCAACATTTAGAAAATTAGACCTGCAACAAGATGTTGAAGATCATGAAAAGAGCGAAGAATAA
- the recJ gene encoding single-stranded-DNA-specific exonuclease RecJ: MRWTLKPNPPEETVKHLAKALNVEDFVATLLVQRGITTFEEARAFFRPSLDNLHDPFLMKDMDKAVSRIETAIKNGENILVFGDYDVDGTTAVSLVSSYLKTYYPNVATYIPDRYDEGYGVSFKGIDFADDNEFTLIIALDCGIKSIDHVNYAKAKNIDFIICDHHRPGDSLPDAVAILDPKRDDCTYPYDELCGCGIGFKLIQALGSNREQSISDLIPYLDLVAAAIAADIVPMTGENRVLAHFGLQVINSDPRPGIKAIIHQIKKQTLDITDVVFIIAPRINAAGRIKHGNHAVELLTEFDFEQAQQFASEIEAYNVERKDLDKLITKEALQQIENNGEKERFTSVVFQEDWHKGVIGIVASRLIETYYRPTLVFTKSGDKYAASARSVKGFDVYNALESCAEHLEQFGGHMYAAGMTLLPEKYQEFKDAFEEEVKNTIHPDLLTPEIAVDAEINFTDITPKLIRILKQFEPFGPQNMTPIFLTQNIKDTGYGKTMGQEDDHLKLFVKQSRSFGTEGLAAIGFNLGNKIELTAHQKPFQAVYCIDENEWNGKVSLQLRLRDIKAQN; encoded by the coding sequence ATGCGTTGGACTCTTAAACCAAATCCACCTGAGGAGACTGTGAAACATTTGGCGAAAGCCTTAAATGTAGAAGACTTTGTGGCGACTTTATTAGTGCAACGTGGCATCACCACTTTTGAGGAAGCTAGAGCTTTTTTTCGTCCAAGTTTAGACAATTTACACGATCCGTTTTTGATGAAAGACATGGATAAAGCAGTGTCTCGTATTGAAACAGCGATTAAAAATGGTGAAAACATTCTGGTTTTTGGTGATTATGACGTAGATGGCACTACTGCTGTTTCGCTAGTATCCTCATATTTAAAAACGTATTATCCAAATGTGGCTACTTATATTCCTGATCGCTATGATGAGGGTTACGGGGTGTCATTTAAAGGTATTGATTTTGCTGATGACAATGAATTTACCTTAATTATTGCATTAGATTGTGGTATTAAATCCATAGATCATGTCAATTATGCTAAGGCAAAAAATATTGATTTTATTATTTGTGATCACCACAGACCAGGTGATTCTTTGCCTGATGCAGTTGCAATTTTGGATCCAAAGCGTGACGATTGTACCTATCCGTATGACGAGTTGTGTGGTTGCGGAATAGGTTTTAAACTTATTCAAGCTTTAGGCAGTAACCGAGAGCAAAGTATTTCTGATTTGATTCCGTACTTGGATCTAGTAGCAGCAGCTATTGCGGCCGATATTGTTCCTATGACTGGTGAAAATAGAGTCTTGGCACACTTTGGCTTACAGGTTATCAACAGTGATCCTAGACCAGGAATTAAAGCAATTATTCACCAAATAAAAAAACAAACATTGGACATTACCGATGTAGTTTTTATCATTGCACCCAGAATTAACGCCGCAGGTCGCATAAAACATGGCAACCACGCTGTGGAATTGTTAACCGAATTTGATTTTGAACAAGCACAACAATTTGCCTCTGAAATTGAAGCCTACAATGTGGAACGTAAGGATTTAGACAAATTAATCACTAAGGAAGCACTGCAACAAATAGAGAATAACGGGGAGAAAGAACGTTTTACGTCGGTTGTTTTTCAAGAAGATTGGCATAAAGGTGTGATTGGAATCGTTGCCTCTCGATTGATCGAAACCTATTATCGTCCGACACTTGTTTTTACTAAAAGTGGCGATAAGTATGCTGCTTCGGCTCGGTCTGTTAAAGGATTTGATGTATACAATGCACTTGAATCTTGTGCTGAACATTTGGAACAATTTGGAGGTCACATGTATGCAGCAGGCATGACATTACTTCCAGAAAAATATCAGGAATTTAAAGATGCTTTCGAAGAAGAAGTTAAAAATACGATTCATCCTGATTTGTTGACACCAGAAATTGCTGTTGATGCCGAAATTAATTTTACGGATATTACGCCAAAACTTATTCGAATACTGAAACAATTTGAACCTTTTGGGCCACAAAATATGACTCCCATTTTCCTAACTCAAAACATCAAAGATACGGGCTATGGAAAAACAATGGGACAAGAAGACGATCATCTAAAACTTTTTGTAAAACAATCCCGAAGCTTCGGAACCGAAGGTTTGGCAGCCATTGGGTTTAATTTAGGTAACAAAATTGAACTGACTGCACATCAAAAACCTTTTCAAGCCGTGTATTGTATCGATGAAAATGAGTGGAACGGCAAAGTAAGTTTGCAATTGCGTCTAAGAGACATTAAAGCACAAAATTAG
- a CDS encoding HopJ type III effector protein, translating into MTITTFLEKLNTTPESIAFADTIAVIEQHYDFEPTAFENGTQHNAAGENSGSCKIFAFAEMQGLTPEATLACFGAYYFEDVLGNPDGTDHQNIRNFMKTGWDGIAFYGSALTLK; encoded by the coding sequence ATGACAATCACCACTTTTTTAGAAAAATTAAATACAACGCCAGAATCAATCGCATTTGCAGATACCATTGCAGTTATTGAGCAGCATTATGATTTTGAACCCACTGCGTTTGAGAATGGGACTCAACACAATGCTGCTGGTGAAAACTCAGGTTCTTGTAAAATATTTGCTTTTGCAGAAATGCAGGGACTAACTCCAGAAGCAACTTTAGCTTGCTTTGGCGCTTACTATTTTGAAGATGTTTTAGGAAATCCTGACGGGACTGATCATCAAAACATTCGCAATTTTATGAAAACGGGCTGGGACGGTATCGCTTTTTACGGCAGTGCTTTAACGTTGAAATAA
- a CDS encoding NAD(P)/FAD-dependent oxidoreductase, with protein MSKDKVIIIGAGLCGLYTAFLLQQKGFEVLVFEANDRIGGRIKTVTASTGVTIEMGATWFGNQHRNLLALVHEFNIPYFRQHTQGISLFETMSFVPPQKFEISEAEEPSFRIEGGTKVLIEQLISKVSIEHIKTKTKVTSIKEQGNQLVVTDTNGNSYSADKVISTVPPNLGINTITFEPRLPDNLVQVAHKTHTWMGESIKFAVAYTTPFWRVKNYSGTLFSQASIIQEMYDHTSFDHSGFALKGFLNAGTSVLSREERQDKVITQLTTFFGPEAANYVSYHEKVWREESLTFHPYDQLVLAHQNNGHMVFQKPLLNGKLYLSGSETALQHPGYMDGAVAAAKTISSQF; from the coding sequence ATGAGTAAGGATAAAGTAATCATCATTGGTGCTGGTTTGTGTGGCTTGTACACTGCTTTTTTACTACAGCAAAAAGGATTTGAAGTTTTAGTTTTTGAGGCGAATGATCGAATAGGGGGACGCATAAAAACGGTCACTGCTTCAACTGGAGTCACCATCGAAATGGGTGCGACTTGGTTTGGAAACCAACACCGCAATCTCTTAGCATTAGTTCACGAATTCAATATTCCCTACTTCAGACAGCATACTCAAGGTATTTCCCTATTTGAAACGATGTCCTTTGTACCACCACAAAAATTTGAAATCTCAGAGGCTGAAGAACCTTCGTTCCGAATAGAAGGCGGAACCAAGGTATTGATAGAGCAACTCATCAGTAAAGTTAGCATCGAGCACATAAAAACAAAAACTAAAGTCACCTCAATCAAAGAGCAAGGCAATCAATTGGTTGTGACAGATACCAATGGGAACAGCTACTCTGCTGATAAAGTTATCAGTACCGTTCCGCCTAATTTAGGGATTAACACTATAACTTTTGAACCCCGTTTACCCGATAATTTAGTTCAAGTAGCCCACAAAACGCATACGTGGATGGGCGAAAGTATTAAATTTGCGGTAGCTTACACAACTCCTTTTTGGAGGGTGAAAAATTACTCAGGAACGCTATTCAGCCAAGCAAGTATTATTCAGGAAATGTATGACCATACTTCCTTTGATCATTCCGGTTTTGCTTTGAAAGGATTTTTAAATGCGGGAACGTCTGTACTTTCTAGAGAGGAGCGCCAAGATAAAGTAATCACCCAATTGACAACTTTTTTTGGTCCTGAAGCAGCAAACTATGTTTCCTATCATGAAAAGGTATGGAGAGAAGAATCTCTAACATTTCATCCTTACGACCAACTTGTTTTAGCACATCAAAACAACGGCCACATGGTTTTTCAAAAACCACTTTTGAACGGAAAACTATATCTATCCGGTTCAGAAACCGCTTTGCAACATCCAGGTTATATGGATGGCGCGGTAGCTGCCGCAAAAACTATCTCATCTCAATTTTAA
- the rsmI gene encoding 16S rRNA (cytidine(1402)-2'-O)-methyltransferase: MSKLYIVPTPIGNLEDMTFRAIRILKEVDLILAEDTRTSGKLLKHFEIGTHMYSHHMHNEHKTVENLISRLKAGENIALISDAGTPAISDPGFLLTRACIENGVEVECLPGATAFVPALVNSGLPNDKFIFEGFMPDKKGRQTRYLALAEETRTMILYVSPHKLVKTLVEFGTYFGEDRQICVSRELSKLHEENVRGTVKEVAAHFDKTAPRGEIVVVVAGKPVTKEPKKSKFSGEELHE, encoded by the coding sequence ATGTCAAAATTATATATCGTTCCTACACCCATTGGCAATCTCGAAGACATGACTTTTCGAGCCATTCGAATATTAAAAGAAGTCGACTTGATTCTTGCCGAAGATACGCGTACGAGCGGCAAATTGTTGAAGCATTTTGAAATTGGCACGCACATGTACAGCCATCACATGCACAACGAACACAAAACCGTTGAGAACCTTATTTCAAGATTAAAAGCGGGTGAAAACATCGCTTTGATTTCTGATGCGGGAACGCCAGCCATATCTGATCCTGGTTTTCTTTTGACGCGTGCTTGCATAGAAAACGGTGTTGAAGTCGAATGTTTACCTGGAGCTACGGCGTTTGTACCCGCTTTAGTAAACAGTGGTTTGCCCAATGATAAATTTATTTTTGAAGGTTTTATGCCTGATAAAAAAGGGCGTCAAACCCGTTATTTGGCTTTAGCCGAAGAAACTAGAACGATGATTTTATATGTCTCACCACACAAGTTGGTAAAAACTCTAGTGGAGTTTGGTACTTATTTTGGCGAAGACCGTCAAATTTGTGTTTCCAGAGAATTATCAAAATTACATGAAGAAAATGTGCGAGGTACTGTAAAAGAGGTTGCAGCGCATTTTGATAAAACAGCACCAAGAGGGGAAATCGTGGTTGTTGTTGCAGGTAAGCCTGTTACAAAAGAACCTAAAAAAAGTAAATTTTCAGGAGAGGAGTTACATGAGTAA
- a CDS encoding thymidine kinase, with protein MFLENTVNHKEQFGWIEVICGSMFSGKTEELIRRLKRAQFAKQKVEIFKPSIDTRYDEEMVVSHDANEIRSTPVPAAANIAILAQGCDVVGIDEAQFFDDEIVKICNDLANQGVRVIVAGLDMDFKGNPFGPMPALMATAEYVTKVHAVCTRTGNLANYSFRKTDNDKLVMLGETEEYEPLSRAAYYHAMRKDQEKK; from the coding sequence ATGTTTCTCGAAAATACAGTAAATCACAAAGAACAATTTGGTTGGATCGAAGTCATTTGTGGCTCCATGTTTTCGGGTAAAACCGAAGAGTTAATCCGTCGTTTGAAAAGAGCGCAGTTTGCCAAGCAAAAAGTAGAAATTTTCAAACCATCAATAGACACGCGCTATGACGAGGAAATGGTAGTTTCACATGATGCCAATGAAATTCGCTCTACACCCGTTCCTGCAGCAGCAAATATCGCAATTTTGGCACAAGGCTGTGATGTTGTGGGCATTGACGAAGCACAGTTTTTTGATGATGAAATTGTAAAGATTTGTAATGATCTTGCTAATCAAGGAGTCAGAGTGATTGTTGCAGGATTGGACATGGATTTTAAAGGAAATCCCTTTGGACCTATGCCTGCCTTAATGGCAACTGCTGAGTATGTAACGAAAGTGCATGCGGTATGCACCAGAACTGGAAATCTTGCCAACTACAGTTTTCGTAAAACCGATAATGACAAACTGGTTATGCTTGGCGAAACCGAAGAATACGAACCATTGAGCCGCGCTGCTTATTATCATGCGATGCGGAAAGATCAAGAGAAAAAATAA
- a CDS encoding Uma2 family endonuclease — protein MITDINQLDLNKTYSYADYLTWQFQEKLELIKGKIFKMSPAPSTTHQRISMELAGMLYNFFKPHPCNLFAAPFDVRLVDKKKSKLDQEIYTVVQPDLCVICDDSKIDERGAIGAPDLVIEILSPGNSNKEMKYKFDLYEEAGVLEYWIVNPADKTVFIYVLKDNEFIGMHPLIEEDTIKSKLFPELDFKLESIFN, from the coding sequence ATGATAACGGACATAAACCAGTTAGACTTAAATAAAACGTATTCCTATGCAGATTATTTAACTTGGCAGTTTCAAGAAAAACTAGAATTGATAAAAGGAAAGATATTTAAGATGAGTCCAGCACCAAGTACTACTCATCAAAGAATATCTATGGAATTAGCAGGTATGCTTTATAATTTTTTCAAACCACATCCTTGCAATCTTTTCGCTGCTCCGTTTGATGTTCGCTTGGTCGATAAGAAGAAATCAAAATTAGATCAAGAAATTTATACCGTTGTACAACCTGATTTGTGTGTCATTTGTGATGATTCTAAAATTGACGAACGTGGTGCTATTGGTGCTCCTGATTTGGTTATAGAAATTCTTTCACCAGGGAATTCTAACAAAGAGATGAAATATAAATTTGATTTATATGAAGAAGCTGGAGTCCTTGAATATTGGATTGTAAACCCAGCGGACAAAACAGTTTTTATTTATGTATTAAAAGACAATGAATTTATAGGAATGCATCCGTTAATTGAAGAAGATACGATTAAGAGTAAATTATTTCCTGAATTGGATTTTAAATTAGAATCTATTTTTAACTAA
- the rpoN gene encoding RNA polymerase factor sigma-54, with translation MLKQFLNLKLSQKLSPQQIQLMKLIQLPTQAFEQRLLEEMNENPALESGKEEDDYEKDEFENEDYDDYDDAESERIDAEDINIDEYLSNDETPDYKTQANNYSDDDDERETPFAAPVSFHQDLINQLNTFILNDEEREIAEFLVGSIDDMGYIRRSIPDMVDDMAFTQGIYTDEKMVQKMLHVIHELEPAGVGAQDLQECLLLQLKHKTPTESVDLAIDIIENQFDAFTKKHYDKLLQKYGVSNEQLKKAIHEIEKLNPKPGSSFTGNNKVTENVVPDFAIRIIDGELELTLNGRNAPSLHVSKDYQEMMQTYKDSRDKSAQQKDAVQFIKQKLDSAKWFIDAIRQRQETLFVTMNAIMHYQEEFFLDGDETKLKPMILKDIADMVGLDISTISRVANSKYVETPYGTKLIKEFFSEAMKNDQGEDVSTLEIKKILQNTIEEEDKKKPLPDDQLAEILKEKGYPIARRTIAKYREQLDIPVARMRKKM, from the coding sequence ATGCTAAAGCAATTCTTAAATTTAAAATTATCACAAAAATTATCTCCACAGCAAATCCAGCTGATGAAGTTAATACAATTGCCTACGCAAGCTTTTGAACAACGTTTACTGGAAGAAATGAACGAGAATCCGGCACTGGAATCCGGAAAGGAAGAAGATGATTACGAGAAGGACGAGTTTGAAAACGAAGATTACGATGATTATGATGATGCCGAATCAGAACGAATTGACGCTGAGGATATCAATATAGATGAGTATTTAAGCAACGACGAAACACCTGATTATAAAACTCAGGCAAATAATTATAGCGATGATGATGACGAGCGAGAAACACCTTTTGCAGCGCCAGTAAGTTTTCATCAAGATTTAATCAATCAGTTGAACACCTTTATCTTGAATGATGAAGAGCGCGAAATTGCTGAATTTCTAGTAGGTAGTATTGATGATATGGGTTACATCCGTCGTAGCATTCCAGACATGGTTGATGATATGGCATTCACCCAAGGCATTTACACTGATGAAAAAATGGTGCAAAAAATGCTTCATGTAATTCACGAATTGGAACCAGCAGGTGTGGGTGCACAAGATTTGCAAGAATGTTTACTGCTACAACTCAAGCACAAAACACCAACGGAATCGGTTGATTTGGCTATCGACATTATCGAAAATCAATTTGATGCTTTTACTAAAAAACATTACGATAAACTGCTTCAAAAGTACGGCGTATCGAATGAACAGTTGAAAAAAGCCATTCATGAAATTGAGAAACTAAATCCAAAACCAGGCAGTTCATTTACCGGAAACAATAAAGTAACCGAAAATGTAGTTCCTGATTTTGCTATTAGAATTATAGATGGCGAATTGGAATTGACTTTAAACGGTCGTAACGCACCATCGCTGCACGTTTCCAAGGATTATCAGGAAATGATGCAAACCTATAAAGATTCTCGTGATAAATCAGCGCAGCAAAAAGATGCAGTGCAGTTTATTAAGCAGAAACTGGATTCGGCTAAATGGTTTATTGATGCCATCCGTCAGCGTCAGGAAACTTTATTTGTTACCATGAATGCGATTATGCATTACCAAGAAGAATTTTTCCTTGATGGCGATGAGACCAAGTTGAAACCGATGATCTTAAAAGATATTGCTGATATGGTAGGTCTTGATATTTCTACCATTTCACGTGTAGCCAATAGTAAATACGTAGAAACGCCCTATGGCACTAAATTGATCAAAGAATTCTTCTCAGAAGCCATGAAAAATGATCAAGGTGAAGACGTTTCGACATTGGAAATTAAGAAAATTTTACAAAACACCATTGAAGAAGAAGATAAGAAAAAACCACTTCCAGACGATCAACTGGCCGAAATTCTAAAAGAAAAAGGGTATCCAATTGCAAGAAGAACGATTGCAAAATACAGAGAGCAACTCGATATTCCTGTAGCGAGAATGAGGAAGAAGATGTAG
- the asnS gene encoding asparagine--tRNA ligase codes for MRHTKVKDLLNSTTTLHEVNAKGWVRTFRNNQFIALNDGSTINNIQCVVDFENTPDETLKRVTTGAAVSVTGTLVESKGAGQKFEIQVTKLEILGDSDPEKFPMQPKKHSLEFLRENAHLRVRTNAFGAIMRVRSVLSYAVHSYFQEKGFVYVNTPIITGSDAEGAGEMFKVTALPFDGTPRTEDGKVNYKEDFFGKETNLTVSGQLEGETFAMALGQIYTFGPTFRAENSNTSRHLAEFWMIEPEVAFNDLNDNMDLAEDFIQYVIKYTMDKCPEDLKFLEGRLLEEEKSKPQAERSEMALLEKLNFVLENNFKRVSYTEAIDILRDSTPNKKKKFNYIINEWGADLQSEHERYLVEKHFKCPVILFDYPANIKAFYMRLNEDGKTVRAMDILFPGIGEIVGGSQREERFDVLVEKMKALGIDEEELWWYLDTRRFGSAVHSGFGLGFERLVLFVTGMTNIRDVIPFPRTPMNAEF; via the coding sequence ATGAGACATACAAAAGTTAAAGACTTACTAAACAGTACAACGACACTTCATGAAGTAAATGCAAAAGGATGGGTGAGAACTTTTAGAAACAATCAATTTATCGCGTTGAATGATGGTTCAACAATCAATAATATTCAATGTGTGGTGGATTTTGAAAATACGCCAGACGAAACTTTAAAACGTGTTACAACCGGAGCTGCAGTATCTGTAACGGGAACTTTGGTAGAAAGTAAAGGAGCAGGTCAAAAATTTGAAATTCAGGTTACAAAATTGGAAATTTTAGGAGACTCTGATCCGGAGAAATTTCCAATGCAGCCTAAAAAGCACTCACTAGAATTCTTGCGTGAAAATGCGCATTTGCGTGTGCGTACGAATGCTTTTGGTGCTATTATGAGAGTTCGTTCGGTACTGTCTTATGCCGTTCACAGCTATTTTCAAGAGAAAGGTTTTGTATATGTGAATACGCCTATCATCACAGGATCTGATGCTGAAGGTGCTGGTGAGATGTTTAAAGTAACTGCTTTGCCATTTGACGGAACGCCAAGAACTGAGGATGGAAAAGTGAATTACAAAGAAGATTTTTTTGGAAAAGAGACCAATCTTACGGTTTCGGGACAATTAGAAGGAGAAACTTTTGCGATGGCTTTGGGTCAGATTTATACTTTTGGACCAACATTTAGAGCTGAAAACTCAAATACTTCGCGTCACCTTGCGGAATTTTGGATGATTGAGCCAGAGGTGGCGTTCAATGATTTGAATGACAACATGGACTTGGCTGAAGATTTCATTCAGTACGTGATAAAATACACAATGGACAAATGTCCGGAGGATTTGAAATTCTTAGAAGGTCGTTTGTTAGAAGAAGAAAAATCAAAACCACAAGCTGAGCGCAGTGAAATGGCTTTGCTAGAAAAATTGAACTTTGTTTTAGAGAACAATTTCAAGCGCGTTTCGTACACAGAAGCTATTGATATTTTAAGAGATTCTACACCAAACAAAAAGAAAAAATTCAACTATATCATCAACGAATGGGGTGCTGATTTACAAAGTGAGCATGAGCGTTACTTGGTTGAAAAACACTTTAAATGTCCGGTAATATTGTTTGATTATCCAGCCAATATCAAAGCATTTTACATGCGTTTGAACGAAGATGGAAAAACAGTTCGCGCTATGGATATCTTGTTCCCTGGAATTGGAGAAATCGTAGGTGGATCACAAAGAGAAGAACGTTTTGATGTTTTAGTCGAAAAAATGAAAGCCTTAGGAATTGACGAAGAAGAATTATGGTGGTACTTAGACACTCGTAGATTCGGCTCGGCAGTTCACTCTGGTTTTGGACTTGGGTTTGAAAGATTGGTCTTGTTTGTAACCGGAATGACCAACATTCGTGATGTAATTCCTTTCCCAAGAACACCAATGAATGCTGAATTCTAA
- a CDS encoding RNA methyltransferase gives MNDNFVTEYFGIGIQNGKTPENLGVLWRTAQNLGASYIFTIGNRYAKQACDTHNAVKSLPYFHYENFEDFYNNLPKGARLVGVELDERATDLETFEHPRRCVYLLGAEDNGLSKAAIAKCHHLVKFKSEKSLNVSVAGSIVLYDRGLAKPRS, from the coding sequence ATGAACGACAATTTTGTAACAGAGTATTTCGGCATTGGCATCCAAAACGGTAAAACACCCGAAAATCTTGGTGTATTGTGGCGCACCGCACAAAACTTGGGTGCAAGTTATATTTTCACCATAGGAAATCGATATGCCAAGCAGGCTTGTGATACGCACAATGCCGTAAAATCTTTACCGTATTTTCATTATGAAAATTTTGAGGATTTCTACAACAACTTACCCAAAGGCGCTCGCTTAGTAGGCGTGGAACTTGATGAACGCGCTACCGATTTAGAAACATTTGAACACCCTAGACGCTGTGTTTATTTATTAGGAGCTGAGGATAACGGACTCTCTAAGGCTGCTATCGCCAAATGCCATCATTTAGTTAAATTCAAATCAGAGAAAAGCTTAAACGTATCTGTTGCAGGCAGTATTGTACTGTACGATCGTGGCCTTGCAAAACCAAGATCGTAA